One Syntrophorhabdaceae bacterium genomic window, AAATCTGACAATATCATCATGCGTGTAGATGCCTCCTGCTACGATGACAGGAAAACCACCATACTTTTCTGCCATCTCCTTTACAGGGGGCAGCAGATTTTCAAGCTTGTTCGACTCGAGATATATGTCCTCAAGTTTGAACCCCAGATGACCACCCGCCAGGGGTCCTTCGAGGACAACGGCATCAGGTCTGTAGCCTACCCGTTCCCATTTCTTGCATATGAGTTCAAGAGCCCTTGCCGAAGAGACGATGGGGATGAGGGCTGTATCGCCCGGATTCTGGATGACCGGCAGGCTCATTGGCAGTCCTGCGCCGGAAATGATAACATCCGCCCCTGCGTCGATAGCGCCCCTTACCGAATCTTCGTAGGTCCTTATCAGGGCAACCATGATGTTGATCCCCGATACGCCGCCCTTTGCCTTCGCTTGCGATATTTCCTCGAAAATGGCTTCATACGTGGTATGTCTCTTGCCTGTCCTTTTCGAGACAAGCCTGTCAAGGGCTGCACTCGATACGATACCGACGCCCCCTTCCTCTGCAACGGCGCTGGCAAGCGGAGAGAGTGACACGCCGACCCCCATGCCGCCCTGGATAATGGGTATCTTTATTGTTTTTCCTTTAATGACTAAGGAGGGCAATGCCTCTGCGAAGGGTTCCATGTTCAATGCCTCTTTTATTACTTTCTCAACAGCATAGCGCCGCTTGAGTATCCGCCGCCGAAAACAGTGACGACGATCAGTTCGCTTTTCCGGAATCTTTTCCAGCTCTGTGAAAGGGCGATCATGGTACTTGCGCATCCCGTGTTGCCGGTTTCTTCCATATTCATGATCAACTCGCCGTTATGCAATCCAAGGGCTTTCACGAGTTGGGCGATGATCCTTGAATTGGCCTGATGGGGGATAAGGTGAACGATCTCTTCCGGCGTCAGACGATTTTTTTTCAGTATGTCCGTTACCTCTAACACCATGTACTTGCAGGCATTGGTGAAGACGTCTTTGCCAAAGGGCATTTTGAGCCCGCCCTCGTTGGGCCTCAAATATACTCCCTCGATACCCTTTCCTATATGACCGAGCCCCGTTGTATTCAGATCAAGGATCTTTATATCCTCTTCGGAAGCCTTGTCCTTTGATATGAATACAGCCGCGGCGCCGTCACCCCACAGGTGGCCCGATTGTTCATCCATATCGTCGCTGTAGGCGCTGTTATGTTCCGAAGCAATGACAAGCGCCTTGCGTGCTTTATTTGTGGCGAAATAGCCTTCAACGATTTCCATCGCGCTCAAGAACGAGGAGCACGCAGAAGAAACGGAAATGACGCGTGCTGCAGGGATACCAAAGAAGCGCTGTACTGCATGGGCCAGCGTCCCCACGGTATCGTACGGGGTGTATGTGGCCCCGATGATCAGATCGATATCCTTCACCGAATAGGGAAGCCGGTTTATCGCGGCTTTTGTTGCTTCTACGGACATGGTGTTCGTATTTTCGTCAGCAGTTGCCCTTGTCCGCGACCGGATTCCTGATCGCTTATAGATCCACTCGTCCGACAATCCTGTCAGCTTTGCATAGTATTCATTCGGTACGATTGTTACGGGTAAATAGTGCGAGGCGGCGTTGATATACATCAATAGTTTATATACCGTTCAATCCCTTTCTTTTGAAATAGTCGTACGTTGTCGCATTGCTTTTTCCCACCATGCCCGATATGTTACTCAAAGAGTCTCACGGACCAATTGCCGGTTTATGTTATAGTAAAACTATTTTTTTCTACCTTCTTTCACCATAAACCGTTTTGCAGAGAGGTCCCGTGGGGAATATGAAGAGGCGCTTTGGCAACTTTCGGCAGTTTAAGTATAATAAGGCAGCATCTGTGTGTCAAGAACATTCGCCGAATTGCCTCATATTAAATGGGCCTGCTATGTACACTGCCTTATGTCAAATCACTATCACCTGCTCCTTGAGGCCACTGTCCCCACCCTCTCTGCCGGCACGCGGCAGGTGAATGGCGGCAGTAAACAGAAGGGTGAAGCGCGGGAAGGATCAGGAGGTCAGAAAAAGAGATATGTAAAAAAGCAAGACCTTATCCTAATATTTAGGCACCAGACATCCAGAGTTTGTGATAGTGTGATAGTATAGGAGATAGGCATGGTTCACACCTATGAGATAGAAGGATTGGTTGTTCAGACAGGAGACCTCATCTGCACGACCGATGGCGGCAGTGACGACATCACCGGGCAGTTCTGGCGCTTTATCGGCAAGCTCATACCGGGGGACGTGGACCACATCGTTATCTATGCCGGCCCCGGGGGCAGATGTGTTGAGGCAGGCGCTAAAGGAAAAGTGATAACCTTCGATATCATCGACCACAGGTGGGATGCAAAAAGGATGAGGGACCGGCGGGGTCCTTTTGCCGATGTTCTCTACGGCGTAGCATACCCTCTCGCGTCAGGAGATATAGATCCTGCCAGGGCGGTGGAGATACGGGAGGATGTCGCGGCATACTGCCTCAGACAGGCAGAGCTTCGTAAACCTTACAATCTCAATTTCTTCAAGTCATCTACCGAGGATGCCTTCTATTGCAGCCAGCTTGCATACAAGGCATATCTGAGAAAAGGGATCGACCTCAACACGGGAGCGAAGGTCCTTAACATTCCAGGGACGAAAAGCATCATACTCCCCCAGGAGATATGGGACAGTTGTAAACATCAAAAAGCATAAAAGGTATATAATCAAAAATTGGCTGTAGCCTAAAAAGCAGATCCGGAAAATCTATGTTCAAAACGACCTTTAGAATATCGAAAATGGACTGCCCTTCGGAAGAACAGATGATACGGGTAAAACTGGAAGGGATGGCCGGTATTCAAGGCCTGAAGTTTGACATACCGGGACGCCGGTTGGAGGTGTATCACGGGAACAATTATGAGAGTATCCTGGCGGCCCTCGAAGGTCTTCAGCTTGATACGGAGCTTGTTTCTTCCGAAGTGGTAGAACCCACAGATACGGAGGAGGATCACCACCGGCAGAGACGTATCTTGTGGCAGGTCCTCGCCATCAACCTCTTCTTTTTTGTGCTGGAAATCTTCACAGGCTTGATAGCCGGCTCGATGGGACTTGTCGCTGACAGTCTGGATATGCTTGCGGACAGCATCGTCTATGGACTTTCGTTGTTCGCGGTAGGTGGAACCGCCGCACGGAAGAAGAACGTCGCCGGAGCCGCAGGTTATTTCCAGCTGATGCTGGCTGTATTAGGTTTCGTGGAGGTTGTCCGTCGTTTTCTGGGATATGGAGAGGCTCCGGACTTTCATGTGATGATCGCTGTATCTGCGCTTGCCCTTGCAGGAAATACAATGTGTTTGTATCTGCTTCAAAAGTCGAAAAGTCAGGAAGTGCATATGCAGGCGAGCATGATCTTTACATCTATGGACGTCGTTGTAAACCTCGGTGTTATCGTTGCCGGCGTATTCGTGTACCTCACAGGATCGAAGATACCAGACCTGACCGCAGGGACAATCGTTTTCATACTTGTCGGCAGGGGCGCCTACAGGATCCTCCAGCTATCGAAATGACACTTTCACTGTTATTCACGTTCAGTGTGTGCATGCTCAGCGCCATGGGCTTGTGCCCGTATGAATCTACGTTATAATGCCTGCCATGCGCAATAATGATAGATGCCAGAAATAATATGGTTTTGTTTTTGAGAACGGTAGTGGAAAAAAAGTCCCATATCGGATAGAATCAAAGAAAGATGACTTCCCCTGAAAAAATCACCCACAACGGGTTTACCATTTATACCTACGGTCAGCCCGCAGACCCGCATGCAGTCATAGAACAGATGTCACGGGGCGAGATAATCCGCGATAAGGGAAGGGGAGGGATCAGGCTCTTATCCGTCGATGGGAAGAAGATGGCATGCAGGCAATACCTTCACGGCGGTCTGTTCCGGGCGATCACAGGGGACAGATTTTGTTCTGAAAAAAGGGCGCTCGATGAAGCCGGCATTCTTTGTTGCCTTGCGGAAAACGGTTTTCCCGTTGTCCGTCCATGCTGCGTTGTAGCAGAAAGGGCAGGTATTGCAAAAAGGCTCTATCTTATCACCGAATTTGTTCAGGACGCATCGGATCTGCTCGATGTCTGGAGAATGACCTCGGGGATAAAACGGCTCAGGATCATAAAGAGCCTTGCCGGGCTCTTCAGGACGCTTGAACTGCTTGGGATCTATCACCCCGATCTCCACATAAACAACATCCTGCTTACCGGGCAGGGAAAACTTGTCTTCCTCGATTTTGACAGGGCGCGTAAAAAAACGGTCACTACGGATGATAT contains:
- a CDS encoding lipopolysaccharide kinase InaA family protein, producing the protein MTSPEKITHNGFTIYTYGQPADPHAVIEQMSRGEIIRDKGRGGIRLLSVDGKKMACRQYLHGGLFRAITGDRFCSEKRALDEAGILCCLAENGFPVVRPCCVVAERAGIAKRLYLITEFVQDASDLLDVWRMTSGIKRLRIIKSLAGLFRTLELLGIYHPDLHINNILLTGQGKLVFLDFDRARKKTVTTDDMEKMFRRLDRYMEKQKRRGGITLDMRDKIFFLRIYQKLSGCDILSRMEKQFKTRAFLNRIGWIVESFLYGGNR
- a CDS encoding ketoacyl-ACP synthase III, with the translated sequence MYINAASHYLPVTIVPNEYYAKLTGLSDEWIYKRSGIRSRTRATADENTNTMSVEATKAAINRLPYSVKDIDLIIGATYTPYDTVGTLAHAVQRFFGIPAARVISVSSACSSFLSAMEIVEGYFATNKARKALVIASEHNSAYSDDMDEQSGHLWGDGAAAVFISKDKASEEDIKILDLNTTGLGHIGKGIEGVYLRPNEGGLKMPFGKDVFTNACKYMVLEVTDILKKNRLTPEEIVHLIPHQANSRIIAQLVKALGLHNGELIMNMEETGNTGCASTMIALSQSWKRFRKSELIVVTVFGGGYSSGAMLLRK
- a CDS encoding cation transporter; translation: MFKTTFRISKMDCPSEEQMIRVKLEGMAGIQGLKFDIPGRRLEVYHGNNYESILAALEGLQLDTELVSSEVVEPTDTEEDHHRQRRILWQVLAINLFFFVLEIFTGLIAGSMGLVADSLDMLADSIVYGLSLFAVGGTAARKKNVAGAAGYFQLMLAVLGFVEVVRRFLGYGEAPDFHVMIAVSALALAGNTMCLYLLQKSKSQEVHMQASMIFTSMDVVVNLGVIVAGVFVYLTGSKIPDLTAGTIVFILVGRGAYRILQLSK
- a CDS encoding nitronate monooxygenase — encoded protein: MEPFAEALPSLVIKGKTIKIPIIQGGMGVGVSLSPLASAVAEEGGVGIVSSAALDRLVSKRTGKRHTTYEAIFEEISQAKAKGGVSGINIMVALIRTYEDSVRGAIDAGADVIISGAGLPMSLPVIQNPGDTALIPIVSSARALELICKKWERVGYRPDAVVLEGPLAGGHLGFKLEDIYLESNKLENLLPPVKEMAEKYGGFPVIVAGGIYTHDDIVRFLKMGANGVQMGTRFLVTQECSASDAYKQAVINAGKEDIVVSHNPGSPCGLPFMVIKGSPMFRSALEQKRKPRCNKGYVLRPDREGNFTQCRARLDDGGAFCICNGLLSSAGYNPLEEDPLYTVGANGYRIDRHTTVKELMAELTGRTNGD